From a single Bacillus gobiensis genomic region:
- a CDS encoding Tex family protein encodes MSDTTVVIKQISEEMKIPTKNVKHVIDLLEDGNTVPFIARYRKEQTGSLDELQIRTISERWTYIQNVNQRKEEVIRLISEQDKLTDDLKKKIESASKLQEIEDLYRPYKQKRKTKATVAKSRGLEPLADYLFSLPSSGNLQEEASKYIQEDKEIHSIEDALQGAKDILAERISDEPEYRKWIRRETFRRGALTSVGKKIEEDEKNVYEMYYDYSEPLQKIVPHRVLAVNRGEKEGILRVSIEPNIEEILVYLEKQVIGSKQTIVRDILLETLEDAYKRLIQPAIEREIRKELTETAEDQAIHIFSENLRKLLLQPPMKGKVVLGVDPAFRTGCKLSVVDETGKVLLIDVIYPHPPVNKKEQALEKVKKILEQFQVEVVAIGNGTASRESEEFVVQALRESNRSIYYLIVNEAGASVYSASDLAREEFPDLQVEERSAVSIARRLQDPLAELVKIDPKSVGVGQYQHDVSQKKLQESLGFIVETVVNQVGVNVNTASSALLQYVAGLSKSVAANVVKKREELGKFTSRKELKDIPRLGAKTYEQCIGFLRVVDGSEPLDRTGIHPENYKEVKELLASLEISASGLGTDELKDKLKTLQIEETAEKLGIGSITLRDIIEQLHRPERDPRDEIAKPLLKTDVLKLEDLEQGMELQGTVRNVVDFGAFVDIGVKQDGLVHISKLSNNFVKHPLDVVSVGDIVEVWVEQVDAVKGRVSLTMVKGK; translated from the coding sequence GTGAGTGATACGACTGTAGTCATTAAGCAAATTTCAGAGGAGATGAAAATTCCCACAAAAAACGTTAAGCATGTCATTGACCTGCTCGAAGACGGGAATACCGTCCCTTTTATCGCCAGATATCGTAAGGAACAAACAGGATCACTGGATGAATTGCAAATCCGGACGATATCAGAAAGATGGACATATATCCAAAATGTAAATCAAAGAAAAGAAGAAGTGATTCGCTTAATTTCCGAGCAGGATAAATTAACAGACGACCTTAAGAAAAAAATAGAGTCTGCTTCCAAGCTTCAAGAAATAGAGGACTTATACCGCCCTTATAAGCAAAAAAGAAAAACGAAAGCGACTGTGGCGAAAAGCAGAGGGCTGGAGCCGTTAGCGGATTACCTTTTTTCCCTTCCTTCATCAGGAAATTTACAGGAGGAAGCAAGTAAATACATACAGGAAGATAAGGAAATACATTCCATTGAAGATGCGTTGCAGGGAGCTAAGGACATTTTAGCTGAAAGAATTTCTGATGAACCTGAATATAGAAAGTGGATACGAAGAGAAACATTTCGCAGAGGCGCTTTAACCTCTGTCGGAAAGAAAATAGAAGAAGATGAAAAAAATGTGTACGAAATGTACTATGACTATTCAGAGCCGTTGCAGAAAATCGTCCCTCACCGCGTGCTTGCTGTAAACCGTGGAGAGAAGGAAGGCATATTAAGGGTTTCAATTGAGCCTAACATAGAAGAAATCCTGGTGTATCTAGAAAAACAAGTGATCGGCAGTAAGCAAACGATTGTGCGAGATATTCTGCTTGAGACATTGGAAGACGCGTATAAACGCCTGATACAGCCGGCCATCGAAAGAGAAATAAGAAAAGAACTCACCGAGACAGCAGAGGACCAAGCGATTCATATTTTCTCGGAAAACTTGAGAAAGCTACTATTGCAGCCCCCTATGAAAGGGAAAGTTGTATTAGGAGTTGACCCTGCGTTTCGTACAGGATGTAAGCTTTCTGTCGTAGATGAGACAGGTAAAGTTCTCTTAATTGATGTGATCTACCCTCATCCGCCGGTCAACAAAAAAGAACAAGCATTGGAAAAGGTAAAAAAAATACTTGAACAGTTTCAAGTTGAAGTAGTCGCAATCGGAAACGGGACGGCCTCCAGAGAATCAGAGGAGTTTGTTGTTCAAGCCTTAAGAGAATCGAACCGGAGTATTTACTACCTCATCGTAAATGAAGCGGGAGCAAGTGTTTATTCAGCATCCGACTTAGCCCGAGAAGAATTTCCTGATTTACAGGTAGAAGAAAGAAGTGCTGTGTCGATTGCCAGAAGACTTCAGGATCCGTTAGCTGAGCTGGTCAAGATTGATCCGAAGTCAGTCGGAGTTGGTCAATACCAGCATGACGTAAGCCAAAAGAAACTGCAGGAATCACTTGGTTTTATCGTCGAGACTGTCGTTAACCAGGTGGGAGTAAATGTAAATACAGCTTCTTCTGCACTTTTGCAATACGTGGCGGGTCTTTCAAAGTCCGTTGCAGCTAACGTTGTGAAAAAAAGAGAGGAACTCGGTAAATTTACGAGCCGTAAAGAACTAAAGGATATTCCAAGACTAGGCGCAAAAACTTATGAGCAATGTATTGGTTTTCTTAGAGTAGTGGATGGATCAGAGCCTTTGGACAGAACAGGAATACATCCAGAAAACTATAAAGAAGTAAAGGAGCTCCTTGCATCCCTGGAAATAAGTGCATCGGGGCTTGGCACTGATGAACTGAAAGACAAGCTGAAAACACTGCAAATTGAAGAAACGGCAGAAAAACTAGGTATAGGAAGTATTACGCTTCGGGATATCATTGAGCAGCTTCATCGGCCTGAACGTGATCCGCGTGATGAAATTGCCAAGCCGCTTTTAAAGACAGATGTATTGAAGCTCGAGGATTTAGAACAGGGAATGGAGCTTCAAGGAACGGTTAGAAATGTCGTTGATTTTGGTGCTTTCGTCGATATAGGTGTGAAACAAGACGGGCTTGTGCACATTTCAAAGCTCAGCAATAATTTTGTCAAACACCCGCTCGATGTTGTGTCAGTAGGTGATATCGTTGAGGTATGGGTCGAACAGGTCGATGCCGTAAAGGGAAGAGTATCCTTAACTATGGTTAAAGGAAAATAG
- the cmpA gene encoding cortex morphogenetic protein CmpA, with protein MPIWLRNQMQKAFYEKDQHQIKLLNQCWYFYRKKYCS; from the coding sequence ATGCCAATCTGGCTTAGAAATCAAATGCAAAAAGCTTTTTATGAAAAAGACCAGCATCAAATCAAACTTTTAAACCAATGCTGGTATTTTTACAGAAAAAAATATTGCTCTTAG
- a CDS encoding SprT family protein, translated as MNDKQLQQLVEEISNSFFHKPFCHQAVFNPRLRSTGGRYLLQSHNIELNRVYYEEHGLTELEGIIKHELCHYHLHLEGKGYKHRDRDFKSLLKEVGAPRHCTPLILKENKAYKYVYTCTSCTQVFKRKRSMNISRYVCGKCGGKIKEI; from the coding sequence ATGAATGATAAACAGTTGCAGCAACTTGTTGAGGAGATTTCCAACTCCTTTTTTCATAAACCTTTTTGCCATCAAGCGGTATTTAATCCCCGGCTGAGAAGCACGGGCGGAAGATATCTACTTCAATCCCATAATATTGAGTTAAACCGGGTATATTATGAGGAGCATGGGCTTACTGAGCTTGAAGGAATAATTAAACATGAGCTTTGCCACTATCATTTGCACCTTGAAGGAAAGGGTTATAAGCATAGGGACAGGGATTTTAAAAGCTTGCTTAAAGAGGTTGGAGCCCCCAGACATTGTACTCCTTTAATATTGAAGGAAAATAAAGCTTATAAATATGTTTATACCTGTACTAGCTGCACTCAAGTTTTTAAAAGAAAAAGGTCAATGAATATCAGCAGGTATGTTTGCGGAAAATGCGGCGGGAAAATTAAAGAAATTTAA
- the thiL gene encoding thiamine-phosphate kinase — protein sequence MDEFELISRITHNTYNRKEVKVGVGDDAAIYSARTEFNEIVCVDTMVEGIHFLTHFSSPSEIGYKALAINISDIAAMGGIPKYYLVSLAIPSTWREEQIDEMYGGMKDLAKLYHMDLLGGDTVSTEDKLIITVTAIGEIEKGKACLRSYARPGDTVFVTGYLGSSAAGLSLLYKECKIESDALRQYFLQRHKKPVPRVDVGLICSRYGRVALNDISDGLSSELNEIAEASNVTIEINKEQLPVHPELKKLGSKWEEWVLFGGEDFELAGTIPHEVWDDFYKECEAAKIQVYPIGHVTKQGVSKVFLNENNHAEILGKKGYNHFKQR from the coding sequence ATGGATGAATTTGAACTGATCAGTCGTATTACTCATAATACATATAATAGAAAAGAAGTGAAAGTTGGAGTAGGCGATGATGCAGCGATTTACTCTGCCAGAACTGAATTCAATGAAATTGTCTGTGTAGATACAATGGTGGAAGGTATCCATTTTCTGACTCACTTTTCTTCTCCGTCTGAAATTGGTTACAAAGCGCTTGCCATAAATATAAGTGACATTGCTGCAATGGGCGGAATTCCGAAGTATTATTTAGTTTCCCTCGCTATTCCTTCAACGTGGAGAGAGGAACAAATCGATGAAATGTATGGAGGAATGAAGGACCTGGCAAAGCTGTATCATATGGACTTACTGGGCGGAGATACAGTATCCACGGAGGATAAGCTGATCATTACTGTAACGGCTATCGGAGAAATTGAAAAAGGAAAGGCTTGTTTACGAAGCTACGCCAGACCAGGTGATACTGTTTTCGTGACGGGTTATTTAGGTTCATCAGCGGCAGGCCTGTCTCTATTATATAAAGAATGTAAAATTGAGAGTGATGCATTGCGCCAATATTTTTTACAGCGTCATAAAAAACCAGTGCCCAGAGTCGATGTGGGACTGATATGTTCACGATATGGACGAGTTGCATTGAATGATATTAGTGACGGTCTTTCTAGTGAATTAAATGAAATTGCAGAAGCTAGCAATGTTACAATAGAAATAAATAAAGAGCAGCTCCCTGTACACCCTGAATTAAAAAAACTGGGTTCGAAATGGGAGGAATGGGTTTTATTTGGCGGAGAAGATTTTGAACTGGCAGGAACGATTCCGCATGAAGTGTGGGATGATTTTTATAAAGAATGTGAAGCTGCAAAGATTCAAGTGTATCCAATTGGGCATGTGACGAAACAAGGAGTTTCTAAGGTTTTCTTGAATGAAAATAATCATGCGGAGATCCTTGGAAAAAAGGGCTATAATCATTTTAAACAAAGATAG
- the tsaE gene encoding tRNA (adenosine(37)-N6)-threonylcarbamoyltransferase complex ATPase subunit type 1 TsaE: MKPLLFYTTGPEETKALAKKLAVHVQEGDVITLEGDLGAGKTTFTKGFAEGLNIKEIVNSPTFTIIKEYQSGRMPLFHMDVYRMGEGEEDLGLEEYFYGSGVCLVEWAHLIADQLPEERIDIVIKRAGDEKREITLKATGERYESIGREINK; encoded by the coding sequence ATGAAACCATTATTATTTTATACAACAGGACCTGAAGAAACTAAAGCCCTTGCCAAAAAGCTTGCCGTGCATGTTCAAGAAGGAGATGTTATTACATTAGAAGGCGATCTTGGGGCAGGAAAAACGACGTTTACAAAGGGGTTTGCTGAGGGGCTGAACATTAAAGAAATTGTTAATAGCCCTACCTTTACTATTATCAAGGAATATCAAAGCGGAAGAATGCCGCTTTTCCATATGGATGTTTACCGGATGGGTGAAGGTGAAGAGGATCTCGGACTTGAAGAGTACTTTTACGGCTCCGGCGTTTGTCTTGTGGAATGGGCGCATCTCATTGCAGACCAGCTGCCAGAAGAACGCATTGATATTGTAATTAAGCGAGCCGGTGATGAAAAAAGAGAAATCACCCTCAAGGCAACAGGCGAGCGTTATGAATCGATTGGCAGGGAGATCAACAAATAA
- the tsaB gene encoding tRNA (adenosine(37)-N6)-threonylcarbamoyltransferase complex dimerization subunit type 1 TsaB: MTILSIDTSNQTLGLALVEGKTIIAEHITYLQKNHSVRAMPGIERLLQDANKSPSEVKKIVVANGPGSYTGVRIGVTIAKTFAWSLQIPVVPVSSLKVLAANGRYFAGKICPLFDARRGQVYTGLYQYEDEKLLTIEEDQNVLMKDWLEQLKKENMPVLFLGHDVSVYQDEIQEALGEKACFGQEGLSSPRPSELAFLGKDVDPESTHTLVPNYIRLAEAEAKWLKRQQK, from the coding sequence ATGACAATATTATCAATAGACACTTCCAACCAGACATTAGGTCTAGCACTGGTTGAAGGTAAAACAATAATTGCAGAGCATATTACCTATTTACAAAAAAATCATTCGGTGCGGGCTATGCCCGGTATCGAAAGGCTGTTGCAAGATGCAAATAAAAGTCCATCAGAAGTAAAGAAAATTGTAGTAGCAAACGGTCCTGGTTCATATACTGGGGTACGTATCGGAGTGACGATTGCAAAGACTTTCGCTTGGTCTTTACAAATTCCCGTAGTACCCGTATCCAGCTTAAAGGTACTCGCAGCAAACGGCCGTTATTTTGCAGGTAAGATCTGTCCTCTGTTCGATGCGAGACGAGGTCAGGTATACACAGGGCTTTATCAATACGAAGACGAAAAACTTCTTACGATTGAAGAAGATCAAAATGTGTTAATGAAAGATTGGCTTGAACAACTAAAAAAAGAAAATATGCCTGTTCTTTTTCTCGGCCATGATGTTTCTGTTTACCAAGATGAGATTCAGGAGGCATTAGGAGAAAAGGCTTGCTTTGGCCAAGAAGGACTTAGTTCGCCAAGACCTTCAGAGCTGGCGTTTCTGGGAAAGGATGTAGATCCGGAAAGTACGCATACCCTTGTTCCCAATTATATCCGGTTGGCAGAAGCAGAGGCAAAATGGCTGAAAAGACAGCAAAAATAA
- the rimI gene encoding ribosomal protein S18-alanine N-acetyltransferase — protein sequence MDTQLMIRYMEVKDIDEVYHIERSSFTTPWKKESFYHELYHNQYAHYLVLEKDNRVIGYCGIWIIIDNAQITNIAILKEYRGKYYGEELLKTAIRVCKQKGAKQLSLEVRVTNYPAQGLYRKLGFLPGGIRKNYYTDNGEDAYVMWVKLNGE from the coding sequence ATGGACACTCAATTGATGATCAGATATATGGAAGTAAAAGATATAGATGAAGTTTATCATATAGAAAGAAGTTCTTTTACTACTCCATGGAAAAAGGAGTCCTTTTATCATGAGCTTTACCATAATCAATACGCTCATTATTTAGTGCTTGAAAAAGACAATCGTGTCATCGGCTATTGCGGCATATGGATCATAATAGATAATGCACAAATTACGAACATAGCAATTTTGAAAGAATATAGGGGAAAGTACTATGGAGAAGAGCTTTTGAAAACGGCGATCAGAGTGTGTAAACAAAAAGGAGCAAAGCAGCTGTCATTGGAAGTGAGGGTGACTAACTATCCAGCTCAAGGGTTGTATCGAAAGCTAGGATTCCTTCCAGGCGGCATCAGAAAAAACTATTATACGGATAACGGGGAAGATGCGTATGTCATGTGGGTGAAATTAAATGGAGAATAA
- the tsaD gene encoding tRNA (adenosine(37)-N6)-threonylcarbamoyltransferase complex transferase subunit TsaD, which yields MENKKDIYILGVETSCDETAAAIVKNGTEIVSNVVASQIDSHKRFGGVVPEIASRHHVEQMTIVLEEALQQSGLTFQEIDAIAVTEGPGLVGALLIGVNAAKALSFAHQIPLVGVHHIAGHIYANRLIQEIKFPALALVVSGGHTELIYMKEHGEFEVIGQTLDDAAGEAYDKVARTMGLPYPGGPQIDKLAQKGEASIPLPRAWMEDSYNFSFSGLKSAVINTLHNASQKGISIPKEDLAASFQSSVIDVLVNKTERAAKEYEVKQILLAGGVAANQGLRQSLEQAFRNNESIELVIPPLSLCTDNAAMIAAAGTVAFEKGSRGQLDMNGQPGLPLTAF from the coding sequence ATGGAGAATAAAAAAGATATCTATATTTTAGGCGTTGAAACAAGCTGTGATGAAACAGCAGCAGCCATTGTTAAAAATGGCACGGAAATTGTATCGAATGTCGTTGCTTCCCAAATCGACAGCCATAAACGATTTGGCGGAGTGGTGCCGGAAATCGCTTCGAGACATCACGTGGAACAAATGACGATTGTGCTGGAAGAAGCTTTACAGCAATCAGGCTTAACTTTTCAAGAGATAGATGCAATTGCGGTTACCGAAGGACCTGGGCTCGTTGGCGCTCTGTTGATCGGAGTTAATGCCGCTAAGGCGTTAAGCTTTGCCCATCAAATTCCGCTTGTAGGGGTTCACCATATTGCCGGGCATATTTATGCCAATCGGCTGATTCAAGAGATCAAATTCCCTGCGCTTGCCTTGGTTGTCTCAGGTGGTCATACCGAATTGATTTATATGAAGGAGCATGGAGAGTTTGAAGTCATCGGACAGACACTGGACGATGCGGCCGGAGAGGCATACGATAAAGTAGCGCGGACAATGGGGCTTCCCTATCCGGGAGGGCCGCAAATTGATAAGCTGGCGCAAAAAGGTGAAGCATCCATCCCGCTTCCCCGGGCATGGATGGAGGATTCATACAACTTTAGCTTTAGCGGCTTAAAATCTGCTGTTATAAACACTCTTCACAATGCTTCACAAAAAGGCATTTCGATCCCGAAAGAAGATTTAGCAGCAAGTTTTCAATCAAGTGTCATTGATGTTCTTGTAAACAAAACAGAACGAGCGGCAAAAGAGTATGAAGTAAAACAAATCCTACTTGCAGGAGGAGTAGCGGCAAATCAAGGATTAAGGCAGTCGCTTGAGCAAGCCTTCCGCAACAATGAATCAATTGAACTTGTCATCCCTCCGCTGTCTTTATGTACCGATAATGCGGCAATGATCGCAGCCGCAGGGACAGTGGCGTTTGAGAAGGGATCACGGGGACAACTGGATATGAACGGACAACCAGGTCTGCCGTTAACAGCTTTTTAA
- a CDS encoding ABC-F family ATP-binding cassette domain-containing protein gives MIVLQVNQLYKSFGAEPILSNIKLEVKSSDRIAIVGRNGAGKSTLLKIIAGQLGYEKGEIIKPKDLSLGYLAQHTDLQSERTLQEELLSVFSHLQDMEKEMRSLEERMASVQPQELDQLMKTYDRLQHDFKERGGYQYEADVRSVLHGLGFADFDQGTKIQSLSGGQKTRLKLGKLLLSSPDLLILDEPTNHLDIDTLTWLEHYLQSYNGAILIVSHDRYFLDKVVTQVYELSRTESKKYNGNYSSYLKQKAEDLERNMKIYEKQQTEISQLKDFVERNIARASTTKRAQSRRKQLEKMEVLNKPLGDEKSASFRFEITRQSGSQVISAEELTIGYSGKPPVLEDISFQVTRGESVALVGPNGIGKSTLLKTLMQTISPTTGHIQIGTNVSIGYYDQEQARLNSSKTVLHELWDDYPGVNEKEIRTCLGNFLFSGDDVLKNVQSLSGGEKARLALAKLMMQKANFLILDEPTNHLDLDSKEILENALIEYPGTILFVSHDRYFINRIASKVFELSPKNVEEYLGDYDYYIEKKANQLELERLAEEGANKQQTPPSSEAKRSYEDEKELKKKKRQRERRIAEIEERITELEELIDMNNHRLTDPEVYQDHEQVQDIDAGTEKMNLELEALLAEWESLSSEE, from the coding sequence ATGATTGTATTACAAGTCAACCAATTATATAAATCGTTCGGAGCAGAACCAATTCTATCCAATATCAAACTGGAGGTTAAATCCTCAGACCGTATAGCGATCGTCGGAAGGAACGGAGCAGGAAAATCCACCTTGCTAAAAATTATCGCAGGTCAGCTTGGATATGAAAAGGGAGAAATTATTAAACCAAAGGATTTATCTCTCGGCTACCTGGCTCAGCATACCGATCTTCAATCGGAACGAACGCTGCAAGAAGAATTGCTGTCCGTTTTCAGCCATCTTCAGGACATGGAAAAAGAAATGCGGTCTCTTGAAGAAAGAATGGCATCGGTTCAGCCTCAAGAGTTAGATCAGCTTATGAAAACCTACGACCGGCTGCAGCATGATTTTAAAGAACGGGGCGGCTACCAGTATGAAGCGGATGTCAGGTCCGTCTTGCACGGCTTAGGCTTTGCTGATTTTGATCAGGGAACAAAGATACAAAGCTTAAGCGGGGGTCAAAAAACCCGGCTTAAGCTTGGAAAGCTCTTGCTAAGCAGTCCGGATCTATTAATTCTTGATGAGCCGACCAACCACTTGGATATCGATACATTAACATGGCTTGAGCATTACTTGCAATCTTACAACGGAGCGATACTGATTGTTTCCCATGACCGCTACTTTCTGGATAAAGTCGTAACTCAGGTTTACGAGCTCTCACGTACAGAAAGCAAAAAATATAATGGAAATTACAGCTCCTATTTGAAGCAAAAAGCGGAAGATCTGGAAAGAAACATGAAGATCTATGAAAAACAGCAAACAGAAATTTCTCAGCTAAAGGATTTTGTCGAGCGAAACATTGCCCGCGCGTCAACAACAAAAAGAGCACAAAGCAGAAGAAAGCAGCTTGAAAAAATGGAAGTGCTGAATAAACCGCTTGGTGATGAAAAATCCGCTTCTTTTCGGTTTGAAATCACCCGGCAGAGCGGAAGCCAAGTCATCAGTGCAGAGGAGTTAACGATCGGCTATTCGGGTAAACCTCCGGTTCTCGAGGATATCTCCTTTCAAGTAACCAGAGGAGAAAGCGTAGCACTTGTCGGTCCGAATGGAATCGGAAAATCCACCCTTCTTAAAACCCTCATGCAAACGATCTCTCCCACTACCGGCCATATTCAAATAGGCACTAATGTTAGTATTGGGTACTATGATCAGGAACAAGCAAGGCTGAATTCTTCCAAAACGGTCCTGCATGAATTATGGGACGATTATCCTGGAGTCAATGAAAAAGAGATACGGACATGTTTAGGTAATTTTTTATTCTCCGGTGATGATGTACTAAAAAATGTGCAGTCGTTAAGCGGAGGTGAAAAAGCCAGACTTGCATTGGCCAAGCTCATGATGCAAAAGGCAAATTTTCTTATCCTTGACGAGCCGACAAACCATCTCGACCTCGACAGCAAAGAGATTCTGGAAAATGCTCTTATTGAATATCCCGGTACGATCCTGTTTGTTTCTCACGATCGATATTTTATTAATCGAATTGCTTCCAAAGTATTTGAGCTGTCACCAAAAAACGTGGAAGAATACTTAGGCGATTACGATTACTATATTGAGAAAAAAGCAAACCAGTTGGAGCTGGAACGCTTGGCTGAAGAAGGAGCAAATAAACAGCAAACCCCCCCCTCATCAGAAGCTAAACGAAGCTATGAAGATGAAAAGGAATTGAAAAAAAAGAAGCGCCAGCGCGAACGCAGAATAGCCGAAATTGAAGAACGGATCACAGAGCTGGAAGAGCTGATAGATATGAACAACCACAGACTTACTGATCCTGAAGTATATCAAGATCATGAACAGGTTCAGGACATTGACGCCGGTACAGAAAAAATGAATCTTGAACTGGAAGCCCTGCTTGCAGAATGGGAAAGCTTATCTTCAGAAGAATAA
- the moaC gene encoding cyclic pyranopterin monophosphate synthase MoaC, which produces MNKFTHFNDQGRAKMVDISEKSDSVRTAIAVSSVQMNQEVYDKIVRQEIGKGDVLSVAQIAGIMAAKQTSTIIPMCHPIPLKGVDISFSWSNDEENHELMIQAMVKTKGSTGVEMEALTSASVCALTVYDMCKAIDKGMIIGPTYLMKKTGGKSGDFSRGKI; this is translated from the coding sequence ATGAATAAATTCACTCATTTTAATGACCAAGGCAGAGCCAAGATGGTCGATATTAGCGAGAAAAGCGATTCTGTCCGTACGGCGATCGCAGTATCAAGCGTTCAAATGAATCAGGAAGTATATGATAAAATCGTCAGGCAGGAAATTGGAAAAGGAGATGTCCTTTCCGTAGCACAAATTGCCGGCATTATGGCCGCAAAACAAACGTCGACTATTATTCCCATGTGTCATCCGATTCCCTTAAAAGGAGTAGACATCTCTTTTAGCTGGAGCAATGACGAAGAGAATCATGAATTAATGATTCAAGCAATGGTAAAAACAAAGGGAAGTACGGGGGTAGAAATGGAAGCGCTAACTTCCGCGTCCGTTTGCGCTCTCACCGTCTATGATATGTGTAAGGCGATAGACAAGGGGATGATTATTGGCCCAACCTATCTAATGAAAAAAACAGGAGGGAAGAGCGGCGATTTTTCAAGGGGTAAAATCTAG
- a CDS encoding redox-sensing transcriptional repressor Rex, translated as MNMDQSKIPQATAKRLPLYYRFLKNLHASGKQRVSSAELSDAVKVDSATIRRDFSYFGALGKKGYGYNVNYLLSFFSKTLNQDEMTSVALIGVGNLGTAFLHYNFIKNNNTKISMAFDISENKIGTDVGGVPVYDLDELESRFPADIPVAILTVPAQAAQSITDRLVKLGIKGILNFTPARLNVPGHIRIHHIDLAVELQSLVYFLKHYSTEEKMV; from the coding sequence ATGAATATGGATCAATCAAAAATTCCCCAAGCGACAGCAAAGCGTCTGCCGCTGTATTATCGTTTTTTAAAAAATTTGCATGCCTCTGGGAAGCAGCGAGTATCTTCAGCAGAGCTTAGTGATGCAGTAAAAGTAGATTCAGCGACGATTCGCCGGGACTTCTCATATTTTGGAGCGCTCGGCAAAAAAGGCTATGGGTATAACGTCAATTACCTGCTTTCTTTTTTCAGCAAAACGCTGAATCAGGATGAAATGACGAGCGTAGCCTTAATCGGAGTAGGAAATTTGGGTACTGCTTTTCTTCATTATAATTTTATCAAAAACAATAATACGAAAATTTCGATGGCTTTTGATATCAGTGAAAACAAAATAGGTACAGATGTAGGCGGAGTGCCCGTCTATGATTTAGATGAGCTTGAGAGCCGTTTTCCGGCTGACATTCCCGTTGCGATTTTAACTGTACCAGCGCAAGCTGCTCAATCGATAACCGATCGTCTAGTTAAATTGGGTATCAAGGGAATTCTTAATTTCACACCGGCCCGTTTGAATGTGCCGGGACACATTCGCATTCATCATATAGACTTGGCAGTAGAGCTTCAATCATTGGTTTATTTCTTAAAGCATTATTCCACAGAAGAAAAAATGGTTTAA
- a CDS encoding DUF4305 domain-containing protein, with translation MRSPAAWGAIYLIVGIIFIYFAAVSPENMWSFHSFLLMILAAYNIYTAIKMFAFSNQLRKAKK, from the coding sequence ATGAGAAGTCCTGCAGCATGGGGTGCCATCTATCTAATTGTAGGAATCATATTCATCTACTTTGCGGCTGTATCTCCTGAAAACATGTGGTCCTTCCACAGCTTCCTACTCATGATACTAGCCGCTTATAATATCTACACGGCTATAAAAATGTTTGCATTTTCGAACCAGCTCAGAAAAGCAAAGAAATAG